A single genomic interval of Streptomyces sp. NBC_00663 harbors:
- a CDS encoding CocE/NonD family hydrolase codes for MHIRTSFPYETAHEDLRIPLPDGTLLYARVWRPLTEEPVPALLEYLPYRLTDWTAPRDFQRHPWYAGHGYASVRVDVRGHGNSEGLPTDEYSATELADGVEVVNWLAAQPWCDGRVGMFGISWGGFNSLQIAALAPEPLKAVVTVCSTDDRYDNDVHYMGGSVLAVDMHAWAATMLAFVSRPPDPQYAGPAWRDLWLERLEHVDPFIHTWLNHQTRDAYWRHGSVCEDYGAIDAAVLAVGGWHDPYRDTVLRLVEQLPPDRVRGLIGPWSHQYPDRGLPPGPAIGFLQETLRWWDQHLKGVDTGVMREPLLRAYVSDSHRPATVYDTLPGRWVGEPAWPSPHVTTISYGLQGAPVLVRSPQHTGVDAGRFFPFGNDADLPPDQREEDARSACFEFAVGEETWVLGRPRVRLRVTCEVPRGQVIARLCDVAPDGASTLVTRGVLNLSARHGRDRAVPWEPGATGEVVFDLNGIGHVFPPGHRIRLAVSSAYWPWIWPQPESEAGFTLDPAGSFLELPVRSRELDGDIAFGEPEQSEPLGVNHPATLDEPRPERLVVRDVATGEWRLEVDPRYGGTRVYPDGLEFTEDALETYSVNETDPLSARARSDWSIRLHRPELGWDTTVRTRSEITCESAVFLTSNEVICTEGGEVVFHRTWEKRIPRTAG; via the coding sequence CTGCACATCCGTACGTCCTTCCCCTACGAGACGGCCCACGAGGATCTCCGCATCCCGCTCCCGGACGGGACGCTGTTGTACGCGCGCGTGTGGCGGCCGCTCACCGAAGAACCGGTACCCGCTCTGCTCGAATACCTGCCGTACCGGCTGACCGACTGGACCGCGCCCCGCGACTTCCAGCGCCACCCCTGGTACGCGGGCCACGGCTACGCCTCCGTGCGCGTCGACGTCCGTGGGCACGGCAACAGCGAGGGGCTGCCGACGGACGAGTACTCGGCGACCGAGCTGGCCGACGGGGTCGAGGTGGTCAACTGGCTGGCGGCGCAGCCCTGGTGCGACGGCCGGGTGGGCATGTTCGGCATCTCCTGGGGCGGTTTCAACTCCCTCCAGATCGCGGCCCTCGCGCCCGAGCCGCTCAAGGCGGTCGTCACGGTCTGCTCCACGGACGACCGCTATGACAACGACGTGCACTACATGGGAGGTTCCGTCCTCGCCGTCGACATGCACGCCTGGGCCGCCACCATGCTGGCCTTCGTCTCCCGGCCGCCCGACCCGCAGTACGCGGGCCCGGCCTGGCGGGACCTGTGGCTCGAACGCCTGGAGCATGTCGACCCGTTCATCCACACCTGGCTGAACCACCAGACCCGCGACGCCTACTGGCGGCACGGCAGCGTCTGCGAGGACTACGGCGCGATCGACGCGGCGGTCCTGGCGGTGGGCGGCTGGCACGACCCGTACCGCGACACGGTGCTGAGGCTCGTCGAGCAGCTGCCGCCGGACCGGGTACGCGGGCTCATCGGCCCCTGGTCCCACCAGTACCCGGACCGCGGGCTGCCGCCGGGCCCGGCGATCGGCTTTCTCCAGGAGACCCTGCGCTGGTGGGACCAGCACCTGAAGGGCGTCGACACCGGCGTCATGCGCGAACCCCTCCTGCGGGCCTACGTCAGCGACTCCCACCGCCCCGCCACGGTGTACGACACCCTCCCCGGCCGCTGGGTCGGCGAGCCGGCCTGGCCCTCCCCGCACGTCACGACCATCTCGTACGGCCTCCAGGGCGCCCCCGTCCTCGTCCGCTCCCCGCAGCACACGGGGGTGGACGCCGGGCGCTTCTTCCCGTTCGGGAACGACGCCGACCTGCCGCCCGACCAGCGGGAGGAGGACGCCCGCTCGGCCTGTTTCGAGTTCGCGGTGGGCGAGGAGACCTGGGTGCTGGGGCGGCCCCGGGTGCGGTTGCGGGTGACGTGCGAGGTGCCGCGCGGGCAGGTGATCGCACGGTTGTGCGATGTGGCGCCGGACGGTGCGTCGACGCTGGTCACCCGGGGCGTGCTGAACCTGTCGGCACGGCACGGGCGGGACCGGGCGGTGCCGTGGGAGCCGGGGGCGACCGGGGAGGTCGTCTTCGACCTGAACGGCATCGGGCATGTCTTCCCGCCGGGCCATCGCATCCGGCTCGCGGTCTCCTCCGCGTACTGGCCCTGGATCTGGCCGCAGCCCGAGTCGGAGGCCGGGTTCACGCTGGACCCGGCGGGCAGCTTCCTGGAACTGCCGGTGCGTTCGCGGGAGTTGGACGGCGACATCGCATTCGGGGAGCCCGAGCAGTCGGAACCACTGGGCGTGAACCACCCGGCCACTCTCGACGAACCCCGCCCCGAGCGGCTCGTCGTCCGGGACGTCGCCACGGGCGAGTGGCGACTCGAGGTCGACCCCCGCTACGGCGGCACCCGCGTCTACCCCGACGGGCTGGAGTTCACCGAGGACGCGTTGGAGACGTACTCGGTCAACGAGACCGACCCCCTGTCGGCCCGCGCCCGCTCGGACTGGTCGATCCGGCTGCACCGGCCGGAGCTGGGCTGGGACACGACCGTCCGGACCCGCTCGGAGATCACCTGTGAGTCGGCTGTGTTCCTGACCTCCAACGAGGTGATCTGCACGGAGGGTGGCGAGGTGGTCTTCCACCGGACCTGGGAGAAGCGGATTCCACGAACGGCCGGTTAA
- a CDS encoding transglycosylase SLT domain-containing protein yields MRLSRKLAVTGAAIAALAFPVVGATTASAATTTTVTATSLGYSDSLDGWIRASLQVMAQNGIPGSYDGIYRNVIRESSGNPYAINNWDSNAIAGTPSKGLLQVIDPTFNAYHVAGTSWNSYDPVANITAACNYAAAVYGSIDNVYGAY; encoded by the coding sequence ATGCGTCTGTCCCGCAAGCTCGCCGTCACCGGTGCCGCCATCGCCGCGCTCGCCTTCCCCGTCGTCGGCGCGACCACCGCGTCCGCGGCCACCACGACCACGGTCACCGCCACCTCGCTCGGCTACTCCGACAGCCTCGACGGCTGGATCCGCGCCTCGCTCCAGGTCATGGCCCAGAACGGGATCCCCGGCTCCTACGACGGCATCTACCGCAACGTCATCCGTGAGTCCTCGGGCAACCCGTACGCCATCAACAACTGGGACTCCAACGCGATCGCGGGCACGCCCTCCAAGGGCCTGCTCCAGGTGATCGACCCGACCTTCAACGCGTACCACGTGGCCGGCACCTCGTGGAACTCCTACGACCCGGTCGCGAACATCACCGCGGCCTGCAACTACGCGGCCGCGGTGTACGGCTCGATCGACAACGTGTACGGCGCGTACTAA
- a CDS encoding HAD family hydrolase has product MAAPTAYSLVATDLDGTLLRGDDTLSDRSLAALARVAAAGARHLVVTGRPAPRVRPLLDDLGSTGLAVCGQGAQVYDAGADRLLWSVTLDRELAETALGKIEAEVGQVYAAVDQDGVDGLTLIEPGYLMPHPTLPAVRVGRRDDLWCEPISKVLLRHPALSDDELAATARGVVGSLATVTMSGPGTVELQPCGITKATGLALAAEYLGLGPRDTLAFGDMPNDIPMFDWAAHGVAMANAHPELKAVADEVTLSNEDDGVAVVLERLFSGS; this is encoded by the coding sequence ATGGCCGCACCCACCGCATATTCACTCGTCGCCACTGACCTGGACGGAACCCTGCTCCGGGGCGACGACACGCTCTCCGACCGCTCGCTCGCCGCTCTCGCGCGCGTGGCGGCGGCCGGGGCCCGGCATCTGGTGGTGACCGGCCGGCCGGCCCCGAGAGTGCGGCCGCTCCTCGACGACCTCGGCAGCACCGGGCTCGCGGTGTGCGGGCAGGGTGCGCAGGTCTACGACGCGGGCGCGGACCGTCTGCTGTGGTCGGTCACCCTGGACCGGGAGTTGGCCGAGACCGCGCTCGGCAAGATCGAAGCAGAGGTCGGCCAGGTCTACGCGGCCGTCGACCAGGACGGTGTGGACGGCCTCACGCTCATCGAGCCCGGGTATCTGATGCCGCACCCGACCCTGCCCGCCGTGCGGGTGGGCCGCCGCGACGACCTGTGGTGCGAGCCGATCAGCAAGGTGCTGCTGCGCCACCCCGCCCTGTCCGACGACGAGTTGGCGGCGACCGCGCGCGGAGTCGTCGGTTCCCTCGCGACGGTGACGATGTCCGGCCCCGGCACCGTCGAACTCCAGCCATGCGGCATCACCAAGGCGACGGGCCTCGCACTGGCCGCCGAGTACCTCGGCCTCGGCCCGCGGGACACCCTCGCCTTCGGCGACATGCCCAACGACATCCCCATGTTCGACTGGGCGGCCCACGGCGTCGCGATGGCCAACGCCCACCCCGAACTCAAGGCCGTGGCAGACGAGGTGACCCTGTCGAACGAGGACGACGGCGTCGCCGTCGTCCTCGAAAGACTCTTCAGCGGCTCTTAG
- a CDS encoding glycoside hydrolase family 53 protein: MRRRSVLTAAGAAALAVPVLGAVPAAASTGGRRLEIRAMDISSLPKNEDHGAVYRTADGHREDPVRLLARSGISHARLKVWVDPVDGYNTKAHILPLARRLRRAGIGIWVDFHYSDTWADPAHQTKPAAWAGLDVTGLSRAVYDHTADVLGALRRQGTPAAFVQVGNEINGGMLWPEGKNWGSDGGGWGNLLLLLKAGLSAARDTQPRVRTMLHIAAGGDNGTSRWWFDNAVADGLDFDIIAQSYYPFWHGGLDAAAANFADITARYGKPVVIAETAYPFTLSSEDDVNDILNSPAQLTPGFPATPEGQAAWLRAVADLMAAVPGGQGLGHCYWEGAWTYRSGSGWNPEDPASGNAWENLALFDFEDRALPGLRTLGRYRG; this comes from the coding sequence ATGCGTAGACGCAGTGTGCTCACCGCTGCGGGAGCCGCCGCGCTGGCCGTCCCCGTGCTGGGCGCGGTGCCGGCTGCGGCATCAACAGGCGGGCGCCGCCTGGAGATCCGGGCCATGGACATCTCCTCGCTGCCCAAGAACGAGGACCACGGCGCCGTGTACCGCACCGCCGACGGCCACCGCGAGGACCCGGTCCGGCTGCTCGCCCGCTCGGGGATCAGCCACGCCCGGCTGAAGGTGTGGGTCGACCCGGTCGACGGCTACAACACCAAGGCGCACATCCTCCCCCTCGCCCGCCGGCTGAGGCGGGCCGGCATCGGCATCTGGGTCGACTTCCACTACTCGGACACCTGGGCCGACCCGGCGCACCAGACCAAGCCGGCGGCGTGGGCGGGCCTGGACGTGACGGGCCTGTCCCGTGCGGTGTACGACCACACGGCCGATGTACTGGGCGCGCTGCGGCGCCAGGGCACCCCGGCCGCGTTCGTCCAGGTCGGCAATGAGATCAACGGCGGCATGCTGTGGCCCGAGGGCAAGAACTGGGGCAGTGACGGCGGGGGTTGGGGCAATCTCCTCCTGCTGCTGAAGGCCGGGCTGAGCGCCGCCCGGGACACCCAGCCCCGGGTGCGCACGATGCTGCACATCGCCGCGGGCGGTGACAACGGCACGTCTCGCTGGTGGTTCGACAACGCGGTCGCCGACGGGCTCGACTTCGACATCATCGCCCAGTCGTATTACCCCTTCTGGCACGGCGGGCTGGACGCGGCCGCCGCCAACTTCGCGGACATCACCGCCCGTTACGGCAAGCCGGTGGTCATCGCCGAGACCGCGTACCCGTTCACGCTGAGCAGCGAGGACGACGTCAACGACATCCTCAACAGCCCCGCGCAGCTCACCCCGGGCTTCCCCGCCACCCCCGAGGGCCAGGCCGCGTGGCTGCGCGCGGTGGCCGACCTCATGGCCGCCGTCCCGGGCGGTCAGGGCCTCGGCCACTGCTACTGGGAAGGCGCCTGGACCTACCGCTCCGGCAGCGGCTGGAATCCGGAGGACCCGGCGTCCGGCAACGCGTGGGAGAACCTCGCCCTGTTCGACTTCGAGGACCGGGCACTGCCGGGGCTGAGGACACTCGGCCGATACCGGGGCTGA
- a CDS encoding FAD-dependent oxidoreductase, with translation MIRPVAVIGAGPFGLSTAAHLRARGIPVRVFGEPMVSWRDHMPAGMLLKSTPVASNLDAPQPGHTLADYCDAAGIPRLVTDEDIIPVETFIAYGDWFQQKLVPELERVRVVSVDRDKNHGFELKLDSGELFSARAVVVATGLSGLAHLPPELTLADGPAPTAPVSHSSQHHDLSRFSGRDLIVVGAGQSALETAALAAEAGARVRVVARGRGSVAFGAPPWQQPRLRPESPFGRAWSLWALSYYPHPYRHLPAQARHYLVRRVLGPLGAWWLRDRFEGKVRVSEVRRVLKADIADGHPSLSVLTLTGHTERLAADHVIAATGYRVDLAAMDFLGHELRTRLAVSRGAPRLGAGYVSSVPGLYFTGLPSASSYGPVMRFVCGTEFASPRLARHLAAAHG, from the coding sequence GTGATCCGACCAGTCGCAGTCATCGGCGCCGGGCCCTTCGGGCTGTCGACCGCCGCACATCTCAGGGCCCGCGGCATCCCCGTCCGCGTCTTCGGCGAACCCATGGTGAGCTGGCGCGACCACATGCCCGCGGGCATGCTCCTCAAGTCCACCCCGGTGGCCTCCAACCTGGACGCACCGCAGCCGGGCCACACCCTGGCCGACTACTGCGACGCGGCGGGCATACCGCGGCTGGTGACCGACGAGGACATCATCCCCGTCGAGACCTTCATCGCATACGGCGACTGGTTCCAGCAGAAGCTGGTGCCCGAGCTGGAGCGGGTGCGGGTCGTCTCCGTCGACCGGGACAAGAACCACGGCTTCGAACTGAAGCTGGACTCCGGCGAATTGTTCAGCGCCCGCGCGGTCGTCGTGGCCACGGGACTCTCGGGCCTCGCGCACCTGCCCCCCGAGCTCACGCTCGCCGACGGCCCCGCCCCGACGGCCCCCGTCTCCCACAGCTCCCAGCACCATGACCTCAGCCGCTTCTCCGGCCGCGACCTGATCGTCGTCGGGGCAGGTCAGTCCGCGTTGGAGACGGCCGCCCTTGCGGCGGAGGCCGGCGCCCGGGTCAGGGTCGTGGCGCGCGGGCGGGGCAGCGTCGCCTTCGGCGCACCTCCCTGGCAGCAGCCCCGGCTGCGCCCGGAGTCGCCGTTCGGCCGCGCCTGGTCCCTGTGGGCGCTCAGCTACTACCCCCACCCCTACCGCCACCTCCCGGCCCAGGCCCGCCACTACCTGGTCCGCCGGGTCCTCGGCCCGCTCGGCGCCTGGTGGCTGCGTGACCGCTTCGAGGGCAAGGTGCGGGTCAGCGAGGTCCGCCGTGTCCTCAAGGCCGACATCGCCGACGGCCACCCGTCCCTGTCCGTCCTCACCCTCACCGGCCACACCGAGCGCCTTGCCGCCGACCACGTCATAGCCGCGACCGGCTATCGCGTCGACCTCGCCGCGATGGACTTCCTCGGCCATGAACTCCGCACCCGGCTGGCGGTCAGCCGGGGTGCGCCCAGGCTCGGCGCCGGCTATGTCTCCTCGGTGCCCGGCCTGTACTTCACGGGGCTCCCTTCGGCGTCGTCGTACGGGCCGGTGATGCGGTTCGTGTGCGGCACGGAGTTCGCCTCACCGAGGCTGGCGAGGCATCTGGCGGCGGCCCACGGGTAG
- a CDS encoding carboxylate--amine ligase, protein MPFEPDREVPGLIVKFGDYPLHHGGVGAIRSLGRLGVPMYAITEDRYTPAAASRYLRKAFVWPTTGTEEPGRLVEGLLRIGRRIGRPTVLVPTDEEAAVLIAEHRIELGARFLVPPVERGLPRHLASKQGLHELCVEHGIPSPTAAFPQSYDDIVAFADKARFPVVAKNREAFVRRTRPAVNGTTRIATREGLLALARDWGEQPAVILQEYLPREEAEDWIVHAYFDADSTPLAMFTGVKVRSWPPHAGMTANAYVVDNPELADLAARFIKQIGFTGIIDLDLRFDRRDGLYKLLDFNPRVGAQFRLFENESGVDVVRAMHLDLTGRSVPEGEQRAGHRYIVENIDLPALLAYRRSGYTTPHAPARASGTELAWLAGDDPLPFLTMLARFVRPGAKHLYQLWRTNHRGAATH, encoded by the coding sequence GTGCCGTTCGAGCCCGACCGAGAAGTACCGGGTTTGATCGTGAAGTTCGGCGACTATCCGCTGCATCACGGCGGGGTCGGCGCGATCCGCAGTCTGGGCCGTCTCGGCGTCCCGATGTATGCGATCACGGAGGACCGTTACACGCCCGCCGCGGCTTCCCGCTATCTCCGGAAGGCGTTCGTCTGGCCGACGACCGGGACGGAGGAGCCGGGCCGGCTCGTCGAGGGACTGCTCAGGATCGGCCGCAGGATCGGCCGCCCCACCGTCCTGGTGCCGACCGACGAGGAGGCCGCGGTGCTGATCGCCGAGCACCGGATCGAACTCGGCGCCCGTTTCCTCGTCCCGCCCGTCGAGCGCGGCCTGCCCCGCCACCTCGCCAGCAAGCAGGGGCTGCACGAACTCTGCGTGGAACACGGCATACCCAGCCCGACGGCCGCCTTCCCGCAGTCGTACGACGACATCGTCGCCTTCGCCGACAAAGCCCGCTTCCCGGTGGTGGCGAAGAACCGCGAGGCGTTCGTGCGCCGCACCCGCCCGGCCGTGAACGGCACGACCCGGATCGCCACCCGGGAGGGGCTGCTCGCCCTCGCCCGTGACTGGGGCGAGCAGCCCGCGGTGATCCTCCAGGAGTACCTGCCCCGGGAGGAGGCCGAGGACTGGATCGTGCACGCCTACTTCGACGCGGACTCCACCCCGCTCGCGATGTTCACCGGCGTGAAGGTCCGCTCCTGGCCGCCGCACGCCGGAATGACGGCGAACGCGTATGTCGTCGACAATCCGGAACTCGCGGACCTGGCCGCGCGTTTCATCAAACAGATCGGCTTCACCGGAATCATCGACCTCGACCTGCGCTTCGACCGGCGCGACGGGCTGTACAAGCTCCTCGACTTCAACCCCCGTGTGGGAGCCCAGTTCCGGCTCTTCGAGAACGAGTCGGGGGTGGACGTCGTCCGCGCCATGCATCTGGATCTGACCGGCCGCTCCGTTCCGGAGGGGGAACAGCGGGCCGGGCACCGGTACATCGTGGAGAACATCGATCTGCCCGCCCTCCTCGCCTACCGCCGCAGCGGCTATACGACACCGCACGCGCCGGCCCGGGCGAGCGGGACCGAGCTGGCCTGGCTCGCGGGTGACGACCCGCTGCCGTTCCTCACGATGCTCGCGCGCTTCGTACGACCGGGCGCGAAACACCTGTATCAGCTGTGGCGGACCAACCACCGTGGCGCCGCCACCCATTGA
- the fahA gene encoding fumarylacetoacetase, whose protein sequence is MPPFDLPEGDPFGPHNLPYGVFSRPGATDRTVGVRLGDHVLDAGAAALALGSPYAPLLARPSLNALLAAGRTTWSDVRRALTAWVTVPAHQATVAEFLHPLSSVTLHLPFEVADYVDFYASENHARNVGQIFRPDAADSLTPNWKHLPIGYHGRSGTVVVSGTEVVRPSGQRKAPTDPAPVFGPSVRLDIEAEVGFVVGAPSPMGSPVALADFRDHVFGLCLLNDWSARDIQAWEYVPLGPFLGKSFATSVSAWITPLDALEEARVAPPQRTHELLPYLDDTVPDAEPAGYDLRISVAVNGHVVSEPPFSSMYWTAAQQLAHMTVNGASLRTGDLYGSGTVSGPTEQERGSLLELTWNGRDTLELPDGKRTFLEDGDVVTLSAWAPGPDGVPVGLGEVVGRVVGSGASPGGLSAGL, encoded by the coding sequence ATGCCCCCCTTCGATCTCCCCGAGGGCGACCCCTTCGGCCCGCACAACCTCCCCTACGGCGTCTTCTCCCGGCCCGGCGCCACCGACCGCACCGTCGGCGTCCGCCTCGGCGACCACGTCCTCGACGCCGGCGCGGCGGCCCTGGCCCTCGGCTCCCCCTACGCCCCCCTCCTCGCCCGGCCCTCGCTGAACGCGTTGCTCGCCGCGGGCCGCACCACCTGGTCGGACGTCCGGCGCGCGCTGACGGCCTGGGTGACGGTCCCGGCCCACCAGGCCACCGTCGCGGAGTTCCTCCACCCCCTGTCGTCCGTGACTCTGCACCTCCCCTTCGAGGTCGCCGACTACGTCGACTTCTACGCCTCCGAGAACCACGCCCGGAACGTCGGCCAGATCTTCCGTCCCGACGCCGCGGACTCCCTCACCCCCAACTGGAAGCACCTCCCCATCGGTTACCACGGCCGCTCGGGCACGGTCGTCGTCTCGGGCACCGAGGTCGTACGCCCCTCCGGCCAGCGCAAGGCCCCCACCGACCCGGCCCCGGTCTTCGGCCCCTCCGTCCGCCTGGACATCGAGGCGGAGGTCGGCTTCGTGGTCGGGGCACCGTCGCCCATGGGCTCCCCCGTGGCCCTGGCCGACTTCCGGGACCACGTCTTCGGCCTCTGTCTGCTCAACGACTGGTCGGCCCGCGACATCCAGGCCTGGGAGTACGTCCCCCTCGGCCCGTTCCTCGGCAAGTCCTTCGCCACGTCCGTGTCGGCGTGGATCACCCCGCTCGACGCGCTGGAGGAGGCCCGGGTGGCCCCACCGCAGAGGACGCACGAACTGCTGCCGTACCTCGACGACACCGTCCCCGACGCGGAGCCCGCCGGCTACGACCTCCGTATCTCCGTCGCCGTCAACGGCCATGTCGTCTCCGAGCCTCCCTTCTCCTCCATGTACTGGACGGCCGCCCAGCAACTGGCCCATATGACGGTCAACGGTGCCTCGCTGCGAACCGGTGACCTGTACGGCTCCGGGACGGTGAGCGGCCCCACCGAACAGGAACGCGGCTCCCTGCTGGAGCTGACCTGGAACGGCCGCGACACCCTCGAACTCCCCGACGGCAAGCGGACGTTCCTGGAGGACGGCGACGTGGTGACCCTGTCGGCATGGGCCCCTGGACCGGACGGGGTACCGGTCGGCCTCGGCGAGGTCGTGGGACGGGTCGTGGGGTCGGGCGCGAGCCCGGGTGGGCTGTCCGCGGGTCTCTGA
- a CDS encoding M56 family metallopeptidase, giving the protein MTVCLLLLSAVALTAAVPAPRALTRADWPEREPVVALWVWQCLVATVLMCNLTALVLGAAAVFHTVRDHVFAPAPPAVTAAYDLSAAPAWATVLTLLLACGAAWTTAMLARELVEARRRRGRTRAHLRERAPELPGGLEKAARGPLLVLEDEYPDAWWMPGNPPQLVVTTGALHRLTDVQLDAVLTHERDHARAHHDWLLHLSTALATGFSRVPLFAHFCEQTHRLVELAADDTASRRCGHLTTALALIELNQHRGVLSCASSHRLLGERVDRLLEPRPRLGRRHRAVTATVAGLVPLLPLLIVFGPGLSALA; this is encoded by the coding sequence ATGACTGTCTGCCTGCTCCTGCTGAGCGCCGTCGCCCTGACGGCCGCCGTGCCGGCGCCGCGTGCGCTGACCCGGGCCGACTGGCCCGAGCGGGAACCCGTGGTCGCGCTGTGGGTGTGGCAGTGCCTGGTCGCCACCGTGCTGATGTGCAATCTCACCGCCCTGGTCCTGGGCGCCGCCGCCGTCTTCCACACGGTCCGCGACCATGTCTTCGCCCCCGCGCCCCCGGCCGTGACCGCGGCGTACGACCTCTCCGCCGCTCCGGCCTGGGCCACCGTCCTCACCCTGCTGCTGGCCTGCGGCGCCGCCTGGACGACGGCGATGCTGGCCCGCGAACTGGTCGAGGCCCGCCGGCGGCGGGGCCGGACGAGGGCGCACCTGCGCGAGCGCGCCCCCGAACTGCCCGGCGGGCTGGAGAAGGCCGCGCGCGGCCCGCTCCTGGTGCTGGAGGACGAGTACCCCGACGCCTGGTGGATGCCGGGCAACCCGCCGCAACTGGTGGTGACGACCGGAGCGCTGCACCGCCTCACCGACGTACAGCTGGACGCCGTCCTCACCCATGAGCGCGACCACGCCCGCGCCCACCACGACTGGCTGCTGCACCTGTCGACGGCCCTGGCGACCGGCTTCTCCCGGGTCCCGCTGTTCGCCCACTTCTGCGAGCAGACCCACCGCCTGGTGGAGCTCGCCGCCGACGACACCGCGTCCCGGCGCTGCGGCCATCTGACCACCGCGCTGGCCCTGATCGAGCTGAACCAGCACCGGGGCGTGCTGTCCTGCGCGTCCAGCCACCGGCTGCTGGGCGAGCGAGTGGACCGGCTGCTGGAGCCGCGGCCCCGGCTGGGACGCAGGCACCGCGCGGTGACCGCCACGGTGGCGGGTCTGGTGCCGCTGCTGCCGCTGCTGATCGTTTTTGGACCGGGGTTGAGCGCGTTGGCGTAG
- a CDS encoding GntR family transcriptional regulator — MPPSDRVRDHAGQGATTVAAHRARRRLRADQARQLADLLRHQLLSGGFEDGTLPHETTLATDYGASRNTVRQALDLLRAEGLVDRLPGVGTVVVARKYPHGLDRLMGLAETLREHGTVTNEVRTMGPAPAPHPVAERLHVPPGTDVLYIERLRRLNGLPLSLDLTYIPLDIGTALLGADLENTDVFRLLESITGQGLGHAEITLEAVNADAHSAAVLEAPRGAAVLMLERLTHLADGRPVDLEFIRFRGDRITMSGLLHRSL, encoded by the coding sequence ATGCCCCCTTCCGACCGCGTCCGCGACCACGCCGGCCAGGGCGCGACCACCGTCGCCGCCCACCGCGCGCGGCGTCGGCTGCGCGCGGACCAGGCACGCCAGCTCGCCGATCTCCTGCGTCACCAGCTCCTCTCCGGCGGCTTCGAGGACGGCACCCTCCCCCACGAGACGACCCTCGCCACCGACTACGGCGCCTCCCGCAACACGGTCCGCCAAGCCCTGGACCTGCTCCGCGCCGAAGGTCTCGTCGACCGCCTCCCCGGCGTCGGCACCGTGGTCGTCGCCCGGAAGTACCCGCACGGCCTCGACCGTCTGATGGGCCTCGCGGAAACCCTGCGCGAACACGGCACCGTCACCAACGAGGTCCGCACGATGGGCCCCGCCCCGGCACCGCACCCGGTCGCCGAGCGCCTCCATGTCCCGCCCGGCACCGATGTCCTCTACATCGAACGCCTCCGCCGGCTCAACGGCCTCCCCCTCTCCCTCGACCTCACCTACATCCCGCTCGACATCGGCACCGCCCTGCTCGGCGCCGACCTGGAGAACACCGACGTCTTCCGGCTCCTGGAGTCGATCACCGGCCAGGGCCTCGGCCACGCCGAGATCACCCTGGAGGCGGTCAACGCGGACGCCCACTCCGCCGCCGTACTCGAAGCCCCGCGCGGAGCCGCCGTCCTGATGCTGGAACGCCTCACCCACCTCGCCGACGGCCGCCCCGTCGACCTGGAGTTCATCCGCTTCCGCGGCGACCGCATCACGATGAGCGGCCTGCTGCACCGGTCCCTGTGA
- a CDS encoding 4Fe-4S dicluster domain-containing protein gives MPLAPQRADVPVTIDESKCIDGCTLCVDMCPLDSLAIDESSGKAYMHVDECWYCGPCAARCPTGAVTVNMPYLLR, from the coding sequence ATGCCCTTGGCGCCCCAGCGGGCCGACGTGCCCGTGACCATCGACGAGTCGAAGTGCATCGACGGCTGCACGCTCTGCGTCGACATGTGCCCGCTGGACTCCCTCGCCATCGACGAGAGCAGCGGCAAGGCCTACATGCACGTCGACGAGTGCTGGTACTGCGGCCCGTGCGCGGCCCGCTGTCCCACCGGAGCCGTCACGGTCAACATGCCCTATCTGCTCCGCTGA